A genomic window from Candidatus Thiocaldithrix dubininis includes:
- the gmd gene encoding GDP-mannose 4,6-dehydratase, which translates to MFKKIAIITGITGQDGAYLAQLLLEKDYKVYGTYRRTASINFWRIRELDIYNHPNLSLVEYDLTDLSSSIRLLQQTQATEVYNLAAQSFVGVSFDQPITTAKITGLGALNLLEAIRIVNPKVRYYQASTSEMYGKVQEIPQCESTPFYPRSPYGVAKLYAHWMTINYRESYNIFATSGILFNHESPLRGMEFVTRKITDAVARIYLGKQNQLELGNLDAKRDWGFAKDYVEGMWRMLQVEEPDTYVLATNRTETVRDFVTMAFRAVGKDLVWQGQERLEIGIDLSTGKKVVQVNPKFYRPAEVDLLIGNPGHAKEKLDWEPKTTLEQLCTMMVDADVKRVKMGYSF; encoded by the coding sequence ATGTTTAAAAAAATAGCTATTATTACTGGTATTACGGGTCAAGATGGAGCTTATCTAGCTCAATTACTTTTAGAAAAAGATTACAAAGTTTATGGAACATATCGCCGTACAGCTTCTATCAATTTTTGGCGTATTAGGGAATTAGATATATACAATCACCCTAATTTATCTTTAGTTGAATATGATTTAACCGATCTGAGTTCAAGTATACGTTTATTGCAACAAACACAGGCTACGGAGGTTTATAATCTTGCTGCTCAAAGTTTCGTTGGTGTTTCATTTGATCAGCCTATAACAACAGCAAAAATTACCGGCTTGGGAGCACTAAATTTATTGGAGGCTATTCGTATAGTTAACCCTAAAGTGCGTTATTATCAAGCGAGTACATCTGAAATGTATGGTAAGGTACAAGAAATTCCTCAATGCGAAAGTACTCCTTTTTATCCCCGCAGTCCTTACGGTGTGGCCAAACTTTACGCTCACTGGATGACTATTAACTACCGTGAAAGTTATAACATTTTTGCGACAAGCGGTATTTTATTCAATCACGAGTCGCCATTACGAGGGATGGAATTTGTAACTAGAAAAATTACAGATGCTGTAGCACGTATTTATTTAGGAAAGCAAAATCAATTAGAACTTGGTAATCTTGATGCAAAACGTGATTGGGGGTTTGCTAAAGATTATGTCGAAGGTATGTGGCGTATGTTACAAGTTGAAGAGCCCGATACCTATGTTTTAGCAACTAATCGTACAGAAACAGTACGCGATTTCGTTACCATGGCATTTAGAGCTGTTGGAAAAGACCTAGTATGGCAAGGTCAAGAAAGGTTAGAAATAGGAATTGATCTATCTACTGGTAAGAAAGTAGTTCAAGTTAACCCTAAGTTTTACAGACCTGCTGAAGTAGATTTATTGATAGGTAATCCCGGTCATGCCAAAGAAAAGTTAGATTGGGAACCTAAAACCACCCTTGAACAGTTATGTACGATGATGGTAGATGCTGACGTAAAGCGTGTTAAAATGGGATATTCATTTTAA
- a CDS encoding IS3 family transposase (programmed frameshift) — protein MSTTKPSGKKATHIRHSQEYKVEALKLAADWGIAKAAKQLGLHESQLYAWRKDSEHAKTVSEREATLAAENVRLKRQLAQQAEELSILKNAGDVLRSATQARYDYMKHHRTEYSIDGMCACFGVSRSGYYAWLRRKPSRRFAQHQHLGERVKALFDKHKSRYGAKRIQLQIQQNDQQHYNLKTIAASLRRQGLVAKAARKFKATTYSKHNLPVFDNLLNQDFSATAPNQKWVGDIAYLWTEQGWLYLAVILDLYSRQVIGWSMSERMTANLVCDALQMAIFKRKRPIGVIVHSDRGSQYCSHAYRQLLEKHQLVGSMSAKGNCYDNACAESFFHSLKVETIHGERFVTREIMRQTVFEYIETDYNQLRLHSANHYRSPVDFEADFYQPLAS, from the exons ATGAGCACGACAAAACCATCCGGCAAAAAAGCCACGCATATACGACACAGCCAAGAATACAAGGTTGAAGCTCTGAAGCTAGCGGCGGATTGGGGCATAGCCAAAGCAGCCAAGCAATTAGGTTTGCATGAATCACAACTATACGCTTGGCGCAAAGACAGTGAACATGCCAAAACAGTGAGTGAGCGTGAAGCGACCTTGGCCGCCGAAAACGTGCGCCTGAAACGCCAACTCGCCCAACAGGCAGAGGAGTTGTCGATCTTAAAAAATGCGG GCGACGTACTTCGCTCAGCAACTCAAGCGAGGTACGACTACATGAAACATCATCGGACTGAGTATTCTATTGACGGCATGTGTGCCTGTTTTGGCGTATCACGTAGCGGCTACTATGCGTGGTTGCGGCGCAAACCTAGCCGCCGTTTTGCACAACACCAACACTTGGGTGAACGGGTTAAGGCATTGTTTGACAAACATAAAAGCCGTTACGGTGCCAAGCGTATCCAGCTGCAAATCCAACAGAATGATCAGCAGCACTACAACCTGAAAACCATTGCTGCCAGTCTGCGTCGTCAGGGGCTAGTGGCCAAAGCTGCCCGTAAGTTCAAGGCAACCACCTACAGCAAACATAACCTGCCGGTATTTGATAACCTACTAAATCAGGACTTTAGTGCCACAGCTCCTAACCAGAAATGGGTCGGTGACATTGCCTACCTGTGGACAGAACAGGGTTGGTTATATTTGGCCGTCATCCTTGACCTGTATTCCCGTCAGGTCATTGGCTGGTCAATGTCCGAGAGGATGACCGCAAACCTCGTGTGTGATGCCCTGCAAATGGCTATTTTCAAACGCAAGCGCCCAATAGGTGTGATCGTGCATTCTGATCGTGGCAGCCAATACTGTTCCCATGCCTACCGGCAGTTGCTGGAAAAGCACCAACTGGTAGGCAGCATGAGTGCCAAAGGCAACTGCTATGATAATGCGTGTGCCGAAAGCTTTTTCCACTCACTCAAGGTCGAAACCATCCACGGTGAGCGTTTTGTTACCCGTGAAATCATGCGCCAAACGGTGTTTGAATACATTGAAACCGACTACAATCAGCTTCGGTTACACTCTGCCAATCACTATCGGAGTCCAGTAGACTTTGAGGCAGATTTTTACCAACCACTCGCTTCTTGA
- a CDS encoding glycosyltransferase family 1 protein, translated as MKHKILVDLKPAFDGYAGIPQESRLLFACLNELDNIEIEGLLQHGNLYLKPGLKPNIKLTPAKKINKLSRIVISSTPTIQSYFEKIFEKLKNKLKIYPLRLKAIFNIKLSLGTFEPNYFHDFIWRTFFSKTLGHNYKGTVTQSNYRVLQPSRQALHFTGLANRYLGLAPIYPKLNTSGVRFLLAQTPFPARVSQGTTLIVRYHDAVPVLMPHTISDNKFHQTSHFYALQDNVRSGAWFACISEATRRDLLTLFPEIEPRTTVIYNIVSEEFFETDSTKERVLQIISDRLGKIEFKKKGKENNQSIPVNLKALAFENIHSFQYIVAVGTIEPRKNYPFLLDVFEELKATNHPQLKLVIVGSLGWGYAPIIEKFTPLAARGDLFFLSDVPTNELRILYQHAAATLCPSVGEGFGYPGIEAMRCGGLVIASDIPVHREIYGDASVYFDPYNIQQATHIIDQTLTTKNDGEQLCNLLRNKGRCVSGNFLKESVLIQWQTFFEKIAKTTK; from the coding sequence ATGAAGCATAAAATTCTCGTTGATTTAAAACCTGCTTTTGACGGTTATGCTGGTATACCTCAGGAGTCTCGCTTACTATTTGCTTGTTTAAATGAACTGGATAATATTGAAATTGAAGGTTTGCTCCAACATGGTAATCTTTACCTGAAACCGGGACTAAAACCTAATATAAAACTGACACCTGCTAAAAAGATTAATAAACTGAGTAGAATTGTCATTTCTAGCACTCCGACTATCCAATCTTACTTTGAAAAAATTTTTGAAAAGCTAAAAAATAAGTTAAAGATTTATCCTCTAAGGCTGAAAGCAATATTCAATATTAAATTAAGCTTAGGTACTTTTGAGCCAAACTATTTTCATGATTTTATTTGGCGAACTTTTTTTAGTAAAACTTTAGGTCACAACTATAAAGGTACTGTGACGCAATCAAATTACCGAGTGTTGCAACCATCTCGACAAGCATTGCACTTTACAGGGCTGGCCAATCGTTACTTAGGATTAGCACCTATTTACCCTAAATTGAATACTTCTGGTGTACGGTTTTTGTTGGCGCAAACGCCTTTTCCAGCACGAGTATCCCAAGGCACTACCTTGATTGTTCGCTATCATGATGCAGTGCCTGTCTTAATGCCACATACTATTAGTGATAATAAGTTTCATCAAACTTCACACTTTTATGCATTACAGGATAATGTACGTTCAGGTGCTTGGTTCGCTTGTATTTCAGAAGCGACTCGCCGAGATTTATTGACATTATTTCCTGAAATAGAACCACGTACTACAGTTATATATAATATTGTATCGGAAGAGTTTTTTGAAACTGACAGCACTAAAGAGCGTGTACTGCAAATTATATCTGATAGATTGGGTAAAATAGAATTTAAGAAAAAAGGTAAAGAGAATAATCAATCAATACCTGTTAATTTAAAAGCATTGGCATTTGAAAATATCCATAGTTTTCAATACATTGTAGCTGTTGGCACTATCGAGCCACGAAAAAACTATCCTTTCTTGTTAGACGTTTTTGAGGAGTTAAAAGCGACAAACCATCCTCAGCTCAAATTGGTTATTGTGGGATCTCTGGGATGGGGGTATGCCCCCATTATTGAAAAGTTTACGCCATTGGCTGCACGGGGGGATTTGTTTTTCCTTAGTGATGTTCCTACAAATGAATTGCGTATTCTCTATCAACATGCAGCAGCGACGTTATGCCCTAGTGTGGGTGAAGGCTTTGGATATCCAGGTATAGAAGCAATGCGTTGTGGTGGTCTTGTCATTGCGTCAGATATTCCGGTACACCGTGAAATTTATGGTGATGCCAGTGTTTATTTTGACCCCTACAATATCCAACAAGCTACGCATATAATCGACCAGACACTTACTACCAAAAATGATGGCGAACAACTTTGCAACTTATTGCGAAATAAGGGTAGATGTGTAAGTGGCAACTTCTTAAAAGAAAGCGTTCTTATACAATGGCAAACTTTTTTTGAAAAAATTGCCAAAACCACCAAGTAA
- a CDS encoding HAD-IIIC family phosphatase, whose protein sequence is MLTSIFKHIQNKLNSLPVKKDHKRRYNSKLFSGKALGINQIEKPKLFLLGTCQAERIYETAQQHNWLIRHQLCDFGFYTTPEKCDTEYFDGVLLNPTLRAILAAADENGNGDILNKQLASDYQSFEKRAITVMCNMLSRYIAYYHKEITVFVISFIEPPASASGLINKNRQQSIYTLIRTLNDELEALCYAQPNVYYIEINDVRTLLGDRLVYDGYDINYAHASYYAGRARTHHLNQALLYKIESIWRVVKCIDPVKLIITDLDNTLWEGVLAEQDIIEGWRHTEGWPLGYAEALIQCQQRGILLAICSKNDTERTLENFKMVWKSKITLDDFCSIQINWEAKSKNIAKILAETNVLPQNTLFIDDNPLEIAEVKQFFPEIRVLTVPQEGWRRILLFSPETQISSITEESKKRTVLINAKKARDEIIQTLPREEFLKSLNLELHQNSIINSMHPRFERALELINKTNQFNSTGQRWSYAEINHFFKSGGLMFTYAAKDRFAEHGVISVLLLRNCVIEQFVLSCRVFGLGIEQAIIATITNKLCSEGMHLKSLETGKNHSFINFLDSLALQTSKIHQNQIVTPSWIQIIHEA, encoded by the coding sequence ATGCTTACGAGCATCTTTAAGCATATTCAAAATAAGCTAAACAGTTTACCTGTAAAAAAAGATCATAAACGTAGATATAATAGCAAGCTCTTTTCTGGAAAAGCGCTTGGTATTAATCAAATTGAAAAGCCAAAGCTATTTTTACTTGGAACTTGCCAAGCAGAGCGAATTTATGAAACAGCACAGCAGCATAATTGGTTGATTAGACATCAGCTTTGTGATTTTGGTTTCTACACCACACCAGAAAAATGTGATACTGAATATTTTGATGGAGTTTTATTAAACCCTACACTTCGTGCCATACTTGCGGCAGCAGATGAGAATGGGAACGGCGATATTTTAAATAAACAGCTTGCATCAGATTATCAAAGTTTTGAGAAGCGTGCCATTACGGTAATGTGCAATATGCTATCTAGATACATTGCTTATTACCATAAAGAAATAACTGTATTTGTTATAAGTTTTATTGAACCACCGGCTTCTGCCAGTGGCTTAATAAATAAAAATCGACAGCAATCTATATACACGCTAATTAGAACACTCAATGATGAGTTGGAAGCATTGTGCTACGCCCAACCTAATGTTTATTACATTGAGATTAATGACGTGCGTACCCTTTTGGGTGATCGTTTAGTTTATGATGGTTATGATATTAACTATGCCCATGCCAGTTACTATGCAGGACGTGCTAGAACGCATCATTTGAATCAAGCCCTGCTTTATAAAATCGAAAGTATTTGGAGAGTTGTTAAGTGTATCGATCCAGTTAAATTGATTATTACCGATTTGGACAATACTCTATGGGAGGGAGTGTTAGCAGAACAGGATATTATTGAAGGTTGGCGACATACTGAAGGTTGGCCCTTGGGTTACGCAGAAGCTCTTATTCAATGTCAACAACGTGGTATTTTGTTGGCCATTTGTAGCAAAAACGATACCGAGCGGACACTAGAAAATTTTAAGATGGTATGGAAATCAAAAATAACACTGGATGATTTTTGTTCTATCCAAATCAATTGGGAAGCTAAATCAAAGAATATTGCCAAAATATTAGCTGAGACGAATGTTCTACCACAGAATACGCTATTTATTGATGATAACCCGTTGGAAATTGCCGAGGTTAAACAGTTCTTTCCAGAGATACGTGTTCTCACCGTACCACAAGAAGGCTGGCGTAGAATATTATTATTTTCGCCAGAAACACAAATAAGTAGCATTACCGAAGAGAGCAAAAAACGTACTGTTCTCATTAATGCTAAGAAAGCTAGAGATGAAATAATACAGACATTACCTAGAGAAGAATTTTTAAAGAGCTTAAATCTTGAGCTACACCAAAATAGCATTATTAACTCAATGCACCCTAGATTTGAACGAGCATTGGAGCTGATAAATAAAACCAATCAATTTAATAGCACAGGTCAACGTTGGTCATATGCTGAAATCAACCATTTTTTTAAGAGTGGTGGTTTAATGTTTACCTATGCTGCAAAAGATAGGTTTGCAGAACATGGTGTAATTTCAGTCTTATTGTTAAGAAATTGTGTCATCGAACAATTTGTTCTATCTTGCCGTGTTTTTGGGTTAGGTATCGAGCAAGCTATTATTGCAACAATTACTAATAAATTATGTTCTGAAGGAATGCATTTAAAATCTTTAGAAACAGGGAAAAATCATAGTTTTATTAATTTTTTAGATAGTCTTGCGTTGCAAACTTCTAAAATACATCAAAATCAAATAGTTACGCCAAGCTGGATTCAAATTATTCATGAAGCATAA
- a CDS encoding ATP-binding cassette domain-containing protein, which translates to MTNSNKYIMLNNIYKSYPIHHGRHERLILDSISFTVSPGDKLGIMGPNGAGKSTLIQLVSGALLPDKGTIDRKMSISWPLAFGGAFQGSLTGRDNAKLLARVYNTNVEKTVEFVESFGEFGIYFDEPVKSYSTGMNSRLGFALSMAIDFDCFLVDEVISVGDQRFNKKCEAELEQRSNKSMIMVSHHVDLIRNNCTKAAFLHQGKLHIFEQVEDAIYAYEHL; encoded by the coding sequence ATGACTAATTCTAATAAATATATTATGTTGAATAATATTTACAAATCATATCCGATTCATCATGGTCGACATGAGCGGTTAATTTTGGATAGCATTAGTTTTACTGTATCTCCGGGTGATAAATTAGGGATTATGGGTCCTAATGGTGCGGGTAAATCTACTTTAATTCAACTAGTAAGCGGAGCTTTATTGCCAGATAAAGGCACTATTGATAGGAAAATGTCTATTTCTTGGCCGCTAGCTTTTGGTGGGGCTTTTCAAGGTAGTTTAACCGGACGTGATAATGCAAAGCTTTTGGCGCGTGTTTATAACACTAATGTAGAGAAAACTGTTGAATTTGTTGAATCCTTTGGAGAGTTTGGTATCTATTTTGATGAGCCAGTAAAATCCTATTCTACAGGAATGAATTCACGCCTAGGTTTTGCATTATCAATGGCTATTGATTTTGATTGTTTTTTAGTTGATGAGGTGATTTCTGTAGGTGACCAACGATTTAATAAAAAATGTGAGGCAGAATTAGAGCAGCGATCTAATAAATCTATGATTATGGTATCTCATCACGTAGACTTAATTCGTAATAACTGTACAAAGGCAGCTTTTTTGCATCAAGGGAAACTCCATATTTTTGAACAAGTGGAGGATGCTATTTATGCTTACGAGCATCTTTAA
- a CDS encoding ABC transporter permease: MIVNKTPMNFFWHQLKIQNRVVWALTMREVITRFGREGLGSLWLIAEPAMFIIGVMIIFSNLHADHAGYSYAEYLAVSYPTLLFWRNGTGRVVKALEINRPLLHHLPIRPIDIIYSRILLEFSGSAASFIILFIFLIYLGICQSPADLLMMTNGYLLIIWFSFAFVMIMAALAELNDTIERVSHIILYLMLPFSGVFIPLYAIPEQFRELLLYFPLVDAVEYFHAGYYGARMKTYYDIPYTIGVILAMTLFAYLLTNISIRKVKAS, from the coding sequence ATGATCGTTAACAAAACGCCAATGAATTTTTTTTGGCACCAGTTAAAAATACAAAACCGGGTAGTATGGGCTTTAACCATGCGTGAGGTTATTACCCGTTTTGGTCGTGAAGGTCTGGGGTCTTTATGGTTAATTGCTGAACCTGCTATGTTCATTATTGGTGTAATGATAATTTTTTCCAATTTACATGCTGATCATGCTGGATATTCTTATGCTGAATATTTGGCAGTAAGTTATCCTACATTACTCTTTTGGCGTAATGGTACAGGACGTGTAGTTAAGGCACTTGAAATCAATAGACCTCTACTACATCATTTACCCATACGCCCTATTGATATTATCTATTCAAGAATACTACTCGAATTTTCTGGATCGGCTGCTTCTTTTATTATTTTATTCATTTTTTTGATTTACCTCGGTATTTGTCAATCTCCAGCAGATTTACTAATGATGACAAATGGATATTTATTAATTATTTGGTTTTCTTTTGCGTTTGTTATGATTATGGCAGCACTTGCTGAATTAAATGACACAATAGAAAGAGTATCGCATATTATTTTATATTTAATGTTGCCATTCTCAGGTGTTTTTATACCATTATATGCTATTCCTGAACAATTTAGAGAGCTTTTACTTTATTTTCCGTTAGTTGATGCTGTTGAATATTTTCATGCAGGTTATTATGGTGCTCGTATGAAAACTTATTATGATATTCCTTACACCATAGGTGTTATATTGGCTATGACTTTATTTGCCTATCTGTTAACAAATATTTCTATTCGAAAAGTTAAGGCCAGTTAG
- a CDS encoding pteridine reductase, whose translation MSEDKMATTEPKVALVTGAAKRIGAEIAKTLHQAGYFVVIHYRHSESEAKQLQTELELVRSNSTLLVKEDLLNIASLPRMISHILQQTARLDILVNNASSFYPTPIGSITEQQFDDLIGSNLKAPLFLSQACAPALQQTNGCIVNIVDIHGQRPLKGYSTYSVAKAGLQMLTQSLARELGPYIRVNGVAPGAILWPEQAANTQMHENLIAKTALKTEGSPPDIARTVLFLAKDAPYITGQIIAVDGGRLLNH comes from the coding sequence ATGAGTGAAGATAAAATGGCGACCACTGAACCCAAAGTAGCTTTAGTAACAGGAGCTGCCAAAAGAATTGGAGCAGAAATTGCCAAAACGCTGCATCAAGCAGGTTATTTTGTGGTCATTCATTATCGTCACTCGGAGTCTGAGGCAAAGCAGCTACAAACTGAATTAGAACTTGTACGCTCAAATTCAACACTATTGGTTAAAGAAGATTTATTAAATATTGCAAGTTTACCACGCATGATTTCGCATATCCTGCAACAAACCGCCCGTTTGGATATTCTGGTAAATAATGCATCTTCCTTTTATCCTACACCTATAGGCTCAATTACTGAGCAGCAGTTTGATGATTTAATCGGTTCTAATCTGAAAGCCCCTTTATTTTTAAGTCAAGCCTGTGCGCCTGCATTACAACAAACCAATGGCTGTATTGTTAACATTGTTGATATTCACGGACAGCGTCCTCTAAAAGGGTATTCTACTTATTCGGTGGCTAAAGCAGGTTTACAAATGCTCACTCAAAGTTTAGCAAGGGAGCTAGGACCTTATATTCGTGTTAATGGTGTGGCACCGGGCGCCATTCTGTGGCCAGAACAGGCAGCCAATACCCAAATGCATGAAAATCTAATTGCAAAAACTGCCTTAAAAACGGAAGGAAGTCCGCCCGATATTGCCAGAACTGTTTTATTTTTAGCTAAGGATGCACCTTATATTACAGGACAAATTATTGCAGTTGATGGTGGAAGGCTATTAAACCATTAA
- a CDS encoding SAM-dependent methyltransferase, producing MQLALYEPQLGYYVAGKHKIGSQGDFVTAPEISNLYSFCLAQQSADILKHISQPVILELGAGRGQMAADILLHLQQVQQLPEHYYILEVSPDLRQQQADTIRKYVPDLLNRVIWLDALPNTALNGVILANEVLDAMPVELFTLVNGERVVRYVLWKDDHFEWDAVEGDYTSEFNPAIPAWMQSLSDSLASGAILLIDYGYEAADYYHPDRTQGTLICHYKHRVHDNPLIYPGLQDITASVDFTAVANAGLDAGLELAGYTTQAEFLINSGLEDFFIDALNIRPQDQYKLAQQVRMLTLPSEMGERFKVMAFTKNFTRPLSGFKIGDRRHRL from the coding sequence ATGCAATTGGCACTCTATGAACCGCAGCTTGGTTACTATGTCGCAGGTAAACACAAGATTGGTTCACAGGGTGATTTTGTTACTGCGCCTGAAATTTCTAACCTGTACTCATTTTGCTTAGCACAACAAAGTGCCGATATTCTAAAACATATTAGCCAACCAGTGATACTAGAACTTGGTGCTGGGCGCGGTCAAATGGCGGCGGATATATTGTTACACTTACAACAAGTGCAACAGTTACCAGAACACTACTATATTTTAGAAGTAAGTCCAGACTTAAGGCAGCAACAGGCTGATACCATTCGCAAATACGTGCCCGATTTATTGAATCGAGTGATTTGGTTAGACGCATTGCCCAATACTGCACTCAATGGAGTAATCCTTGCTAATGAAGTATTGGATGCTATGCCTGTTGAATTATTCACTTTAGTAAATGGCGAGCGGGTTGTACGTTATGTGTTGTGGAAAGACGATCATTTTGAATGGGATGCAGTGGAAGGCGACTATACCTCAGAATTTAACCCTGCGATTCCGGCATGGATGCAAAGTTTGTCTGATAGCCTAGCCAGTGGTGCAATTTTGCTAATCGACTATGGGTATGAAGCTGCGGATTATTATCATCCAGATCGCACACAAGGCACGCTAATCTGCCATTATAAACATCGTGTACATGACAATCCGTTAATTTATCCCGGTTTGCAGGATATTACGGCTAGTGTAGATTTTACGGCGGTAGCCAATGCGGGCTTGGATGCGGGTTTGGAATTGGCGGGTTATACCACTCAAGCCGAGTTTTTAATTAATTCTGGCTTAGAAGATTTCTTTATTGACGCTCTTAACATTAGACCACAGGATCAATACAAACTCGCCCAACAGGTTCGTATGTTAACGCTACCTTCGGAAATGGGTGAGCGGTTTAAAGTAATGGCGTTTACCAAAAACTTTACGCGACCTCTAAGCGGCTTTAAAATCGGCGACCGGCGGCATCGCCTGTAA
- a CDS encoding undecaprenyl-diphosphate phosphatase — protein MDLVLLLKAAIMGLVEGATEFLPISSTGHLILAGDLLNFMTHDKREVFEIAIQLGAILAVVWEYRTRFISTFRGLGRDPIANRLFINLAIAFLPLAVLGLLFGKTIKAHLFQPVPVAIAFIVGGFIILWAEKRQHQVTIPTVDDIHPLDAVKLGLAQAIALIPGMSRSGSTIIGGLFFGLSRQAAAEFSFFLAVPTLGIASIYEMYKSRDLFSVDDLGAWAVGFVFAFISAMIAVRALIRYVGNHDFTIFAWYRIAFGIVVLVTAYYSLVNWTIK, from the coding sequence ATGGATTTAGTGCTGCTACTCAAAGCCGCCATTATGGGTTTAGTCGAAGGGGCGACGGAGTTTTTGCCCATCTCTAGCACCGGCCATCTAATTTTGGCTGGCGATTTATTGAACTTTATGACCCATGATAAACGTGAAGTGTTTGAGATTGCCATCCAATTGGGTGCAATTTTAGCAGTCGTTTGGGAATACCGTACCCGCTTTATCAGCACTTTTCGGGGTTTAGGACGTGATCCCATTGCTAATCGTTTGTTCATTAACTTAGCGATTGCCTTTCTACCCTTAGCGGTTCTCGGTTTGCTGTTTGGCAAAACTATTAAAGCTCATTTATTTCAACCCGTGCCGGTAGCCATTGCCTTTATTGTCGGTGGTTTCATTATCTTGTGGGCAGAAAAACGCCAACATCAAGTCACTATCCCCACCGTAGATGATATTCACCCATTAGACGCAGTTAAATTGGGCTTAGCGCAAGCGATAGCACTTATTCCGGGTATGTCGCGTTCTGGGTCTACTATTATTGGTGGCTTATTCTTCGGCTTATCGCGGCAAGCAGCAGCGGAGTTCTCTTTCTTTTTAGCCGTTCCCACCTTGGGCATTGCCTCGATTTATGAAATGTATAAATCGCGTGATTTATTTAGTGTGGATGATTTAGGCGCGTGGGCCGTTGGCTTTGTCTTTGCCTTTATTAGCGCCATGATTGCCGTGCGTGCTTTAATTCGCTATGTCGGCAATCACGATTTCACCATCTTTGCTTGGTATCGTATAGCGTTTGGTATTGTGGTGTTAGTAACCGCTTATTACAGTCTAGTGAACTGGACTATTAAATAA